The Natronoglycomyces albus genome has a segment encoding these proteins:
- a CDS encoding ABC transporter ATP-binding protein yields MTPVIEISGLRKTYRSLFGKTHHAVDGLDMSVEPNQVHGFLGPNGSGKTTTLRSLLGLVSVQGGTMRVFDRPVPDRLAEVVPLVGAVVEAPRFFEKFSAFTTLQLLATSVGMPTQRVHEVLEQVGLTHYANFRVGSFSLGMKQRLAVAQALIKRPRLLILDEPANGLDPAGIHQMRTLLRTLAKDFDTTVLVSSHVLSEVQQLCDTVTIISHGRRIQAGSVKDLMSAAASNELSVSVAPEEITAALEALHAHEGVVAAHVDGQLTVTGAPDPSWVTKTLADHDIYLSGLSRRSINLEEVYLKLTAQGGLEDVHEGGQE; encoded by the coding sequence ATGACCCCAGTTATCGAGATTTCGGGTCTGAGAAAGACCTATCGCTCGTTGTTCGGCAAGACTCATCATGCCGTCGACGGCTTGGATATGAGCGTTGAACCCAACCAGGTTCACGGATTTTTGGGCCCCAATGGCTCGGGAAAGACCACGACGCTGCGGTCACTTTTGGGCCTGGTGTCGGTGCAGGGCGGGACGATGCGCGTATTCGATCGGCCGGTGCCCGATCGGCTTGCCGAGGTCGTCCCTCTGGTCGGGGCGGTGGTGGAGGCTCCGCGGTTTTTCGAGAAGTTCTCCGCGTTCACGACGTTGCAGCTGTTGGCCACCAGCGTTGGGATGCCGACGCAGCGGGTTCACGAGGTGCTAGAACAGGTCGGGCTGACCCATTACGCCAATTTCCGGGTGGGGTCCTTTTCGCTGGGAATGAAGCAGCGTCTAGCAGTGGCCCAGGCACTCATCAAGCGTCCGCGACTGTTGATTCTCGATGAGCCGGCCAACGGATTGGACCCGGCCGGTATTCATCAAATGCGTACTTTGCTGCGCACGCTGGCAAAGGACTTTGACACGACGGTGCTGGTGTCCTCGCATGTCCTCAGTGAGGTGCAGCAACTGTGCGACACGGTGACGATTATTTCGCACGGTAGGCGAATTCAGGCCGGTTCGGTAAAGGACTTGATGTCGGCGGCGGCTAGTAACGAGCTGTCGGTGAGCGTGGCGCCAGAGGAGATCACTGCGGCTTTGGAGGCACTGCACGCCCACGAGGGTGTGGTGGCCGCGCATGTGGATGGACAACTGACGGTGACGGGCGCTCCCGACCCCTCATGGGTTACCAAGACTCTGGCCGACCACGACATCTATCTGAGCGGCTTGTCGCGTCGCAGTATCAACCTCGAAGAGGTTTACCTGAAGCTCACCGCTCAAGGCGGTCTCGAAGACGTGCACGAAGGCGGCCAAGAATGA
- a CDS encoding ABC transporter ATP-binding protein produces the protein MATTVTDTVISAEALSVQRGTNALLRNVDWQVNSDQRWVVLGPNGAGKTTLLNLAAALMHPTKGTMTVLGEKLGRTDVFELRPRIGLTSDQQSDRIPADETAVNVVQTAAWSVVGRWREEYDEVDTDRAMQLLDWLGIAHLSERTFGTLSEGERKRVHIARAIMNDPELLLFDEPMAGLDLGAREGMVAALAALAKDANSPAMVVVTHHVEEIPPGFTHALLLSGGQVVTSGPIEEALTSQTLSTTFGLSLGLTRFNERYTAQAALSETTSALLGDA, from the coding sequence GTGGCAACTACCGTTACAGACACCGTTATCTCGGCCGAGGCTCTCAGCGTCCAGCGCGGCACAAACGCTTTGCTTCGCAACGTCGACTGGCAGGTCAATTCCGATCAGCGATGGGTTGTACTGGGCCCCAACGGAGCCGGTAAGACCACCCTCTTGAACCTCGCCGCGGCCCTCATGCACCCCACCAAGGGCACCATGACCGTCCTCGGGGAAAAACTCGGCCGCACTGACGTATTCGAACTACGCCCGCGCATTGGCCTCACCTCAGACCAGCAAAGCGACCGCATCCCCGCCGACGAGACCGCCGTCAACGTCGTCCAGACCGCCGCCTGGTCGGTTGTAGGCCGCTGGAGGGAAGAGTACGACGAGGTCGACACCGACCGAGCCATGCAGCTGCTGGACTGGCTGGGCATCGCCCACCTCAGCGAACGAACCTTCGGCACCCTCTCCGAAGGCGAACGCAAGCGGGTCCACATCGCTCGCGCCATCATGAACGACCCGGAGCTGCTCTTGTTCGATGAGCCCATGGCCGGGCTCGACTTGGGAGCCCGCGAAGGCATGGTCGCCGCGTTGGCGGCGCTGGCCAAAGACGCCAACAGCCCGGCGATGGTGGTCGTCACCCACCACGTTGAGGAGATCCCGCCAGGTTTCACGCATGCGCTGCTGCTCTCCGGAGGGCAAGTCGTGACGTCAGGACCCATCGAAGAGGCGTTGACCAGTCAGACATTGTCGACAACGTTCGGCTTGTCATTGGGTCTGACCCGTTTCAACGAACGCTATACCGCCCAAGCCGCCTTATCTGAAACCACATCTGCGCTGTTAGGCGATGCGTAG
- a CDS encoding TAXI family TRAP transporter solute-binding subunit — MSKAARILAPLAALALAATAACSPASDDADDNGGDNGGLVLPTGSTGGTYYPLGNAIASVWNEHLDVTVNPQSSDASAENLRLLDSGRAQIIMSVNGTAVQAYEGTGAFAGDDGLENDFVAVGNIYAEVLQVVATANSGIEDITDLDGKRVAIGPPGSATAIMADNILDSYDIDVTTFEDGFGDAADKLRDGQIDASFALLALPATSIDEVAQNTDINLVNFTDEGIDELIANDPSLTTMEIPGGTYDGIDDDVLTVTNWATFYVAPGMDDELVYDLTRVLYDHADEVQHGVAAEIQLETALDGLGGIPLHPGAQRYYEEQGVEIPA; from the coding sequence ATGAGCAAAGCCGCGCGCATTCTCGCGCCGCTGGCGGCCCTTGCCTTGGCCGCCACCGCTGCCTGCTCGCCAGCGTCGGACGACGCCGACGACAATGGAGGCGACAATGGTGGTCTGGTGCTGCCGACCGGCTCGACCGGTGGCACCTATTACCCGCTGGGTAATGCCATTGCCTCTGTCTGGAACGAACACCTTGACGTGACGGTTAACCCGCAGTCCAGTGACGCTTCGGCTGAAAACTTGCGTCTGCTCGACAGCGGTCGCGCTCAGATCATCATGTCCGTAAACGGCACCGCTGTTCAGGCGTATGAGGGTACTGGTGCCTTCGCGGGCGACGATGGCCTCGAAAACGACTTTGTGGCCGTGGGCAACATCTACGCCGAAGTTCTCCAGGTCGTGGCCACGGCTAACTCGGGAATCGAGGACATCACTGACCTCGACGGTAAGCGCGTTGCCATCGGTCCGCCCGGCTCCGCCACGGCGATCATGGCCGACAACATCCTAGACAGCTACGACATCGATGTGACCACGTTCGAGGACGGCTTCGGAGACGCGGCCGACAAGCTGCGTGACGGTCAGATCGACGCTTCGTTCGCTCTCTTGGCGCTGCCGGCGACGTCGATCGACGAGGTTGCCCAGAACACTGACATCAACCTGGTGAACTTCACCGACGAGGGTATTGACGAGTTGATCGCCAACGACCCGTCGCTGACCACGATGGAGATCCCCGGTGGCACCTATGACGGTATTGACGACGATGTTCTCACGGTGACCAACTGGGCCACCTTCTATGTGGCGCCGGGAATGGACGATGAGCTCGTCTACGACCTGACCCGCGTCCTGTATGACCACGCCGACGAAGTGCAGCACGGTGTGGCCGCGGAGATCCAGCTGGAAACCGCGCTGGACGGTCTGGGTGGTATTCCGCTCCACCCTGGCGCCCAGCGGTACTACGAGGAACAGGGCGTTGAGATCCCGGCCTAA
- a CDS encoding alpha/beta hydrolase: MKRRSPRLRRGVVVLTAVALLATLTTFKHPTVLNNAPPIAAPVVADPANQPEEVDASLLRLADLVEEGWADWSTVADFYDQLDATTIDRLTRQFPDIVGNLGGAPFTQRIEANRMRLHEAIEESTLIPGPQRPWHGQQRPPREDLAKLPAGERQLIGLDLRGNKGNGSWIELVGRADAANVVVMVPGGSAYISSDNFDRYYLRARTFVEEADDLAVFIWAQSPSPAGWIQESFAAWSQRAADEVSAFVGDVRRQAGDEALLTLAGHSYGGATIGLAEKHDLQADRVVHIASPGTGHGVSSPDHYSDPCRERFSMTAPGDPISYVQGLWDLPMVGHGAHPDHFPGMVRLETGKTPDWPGAVDDIGRDLVELGISGSRIEGTHSHSEIFIPYSDAWYNLLAVFVGDEVQPHPQQPQPWPGCS; this comes from the coding sequence GTGAAGAGGCGATCACCTCGCCTGCGTCGCGGTGTCGTGGTCCTCACGGCGGTGGCGCTGTTGGCGACGCTTACGACCTTTAAGCACCCGACGGTGCTCAATAACGCTCCGCCTATCGCCGCGCCGGTGGTGGCAGACCCCGCAAATCAGCCCGAGGAAGTGGATGCCTCCCTGTTGCGTTTGGCGGATCTGGTGGAGGAGGGTTGGGCGGACTGGTCAACGGTGGCCGACTTCTACGATCAACTTGATGCCACCACCATCGACCGGTTGACCAGGCAGTTTCCCGACATTGTCGGAAATTTGGGCGGGGCGCCCTTTACCCAGCGCATTGAAGCCAATCGCATGAGGTTGCATGAGGCCATTGAGGAATCGACGCTGATTCCTGGGCCTCAGCGCCCGTGGCATGGTCAGCAGCGGCCGCCGCGGGAGGACCTGGCCAAGTTGCCAGCTGGCGAGCGTCAGCTCATTGGCTTGGACCTGCGCGGAAACAAGGGCAATGGTTCCTGGATTGAGCTGGTCGGCCGGGCCGACGCGGCGAACGTGGTAGTGATGGTTCCAGGTGGAAGTGCCTATATTTCCTCGGACAACTTCGACCGCTACTATCTGCGAGCTCGCACGTTTGTCGAGGAGGCCGATGATCTGGCGGTGTTTATCTGGGCGCAGTCGCCATCCCCGGCCGGGTGGATTCAGGAGTCGTTCGCGGCGTGGTCGCAGCGGGCGGCCGATGAGGTGTCGGCGTTCGTGGGGGATGTGCGACGGCAAGCGGGGGATGAGGCCTTGTTGACGCTGGCGGGCCATTCATATGGCGGCGCGACCATTGGTCTGGCTGAGAAGCATGATCTTCAGGCCGATCGCGTCGTGCATATCGCGTCGCCGGGTACGGGACACGGGGTTTCTAGTCCGGACCATTATTCGGACCCTTGTCGGGAGCGCTTCTCGATGACGGCGCCGGGGGACCCGATTTCGTATGTGCAGGGTTTGTGGGATCTGCCTATGGTCGGGCACGGCGCGCACCCAGACCATTTTCCGGGAATGGTGCGGTTGGAGACCGGTAAGACTCCCGATTGGCCGGGCGCGGTGGACGATATTGGCCGGGATTTGGTGGAGTTGGGTATCTCTGGATCTCGCATCGAGGGCACTCACTCGCATTCGGAGATTTTCATTCCCTATTCGGATGCCTGGTACAACCTGTTGGCTGTCTTTGTCGGCGACGAGGTCCAGCCACATCCGCAGCAGCCTCAGCCGTGGCCGGGTTGTTCGTGA
- a CDS encoding DUF1850 domain-containing protein — protein sequence MEILHGDDVLYSRVIEPGEEFTMTHVHSLTERTVRETFSVSEAGEILMEELWFDQHGANLPAGPEEYPDYTTTYEVRGGEVFVSHHSHPLPTFDIVVGGPDRARTLHFADGHSQPLLDIADFGTPVEVTTNLWKG from the coding sequence TTGGAAATCCTTCATGGCGACGATGTGCTCTACAGCCGCGTCATCGAGCCTGGCGAAGAATTCACGATGACTCACGTTCACTCCCTGACCGAACGAACGGTGCGCGAAACGTTCTCGGTCTCAGAGGCGGGAGAAATCCTCATGGAAGAGCTGTGGTTCGACCAACACGGTGCCAATCTTCCCGCCGGGCCTGAGGAATATCCCGATTACACGACCACCTATGAAGTCCGCGGCGGCGAAGTTTTCGTCTCGCACCATTCGCACCCCCTGCCCACCTTCGACATTGTGGTCGGTGGACCCGACCGAGCCCGCACTCTTCACTTTGCCGATGGACATTCGCAGCCCCTCTTGGATATCGCCGATTTCGGCACCCCCGTCGAAGTCACCACTAATCTTTGGAAAGGTTAA
- a CDS encoding ROK family transcriptional regulator, which translates to MNKGRKPGVPKLLRVLNDKAALRLLLEEGPQTRTQLAERTSMSKVTASQMVERLENRGLVKAVGTKSGGRGPNASLYAAVGSYAYVVGIEVGPEHVRAACADFTGQIIGRATLSTEENSGPAAVVKQLVDEAVTDAGIDPGDLHRVVVGTPGVIDPKSGDVGFSWDLPNWHAGIREELRRTLHVPVSIENDVNLGAVAEQRFGAGRGVDDFVYAWFGRGLGFGVILGGRFYRGATGAAGEAGFLPVSGVELSHTEVQSRTEKGSFQMVAGGEAIIEIGRKYGFTGSTPEGIVTQALENGDLGRECLSEIATRVALGVASACIVLDPSRVILGGPVGYAGGESLASQVAEATTRIAPVSPNVQPGEVSQDPVIRGGIRVGLDKVEETLFED; encoded by the coding sequence ATGAACAAAGGCCGCAAACCCGGTGTGCCGAAACTGCTGAGAGTCCTGAACGACAAGGCCGCGCTGCGCCTGTTGCTCGAAGAAGGCCCGCAAACTCGCACCCAGTTGGCTGAGCGCACCTCCATGTCCAAGGTGACCGCCTCGCAAATGGTCGAACGGCTGGAAAACCGAGGACTGGTGAAGGCCGTGGGAACCAAATCAGGTGGCCGAGGCCCCAACGCCTCGCTGTACGCCGCCGTGGGGTCCTACGCCTACGTCGTCGGTATCGAGGTTGGGCCCGAACACGTGCGGGCCGCCTGCGCGGACTTCACCGGCCAGATCATCGGGCGCGCCACCCTCTCCACCGAGGAAAACTCTGGACCGGCGGCGGTGGTCAAACAGCTCGTCGATGAGGCTGTGACCGACGCTGGAATCGACCCGGGCGATTTGCATCGCGTGGTCGTCGGTACCCCGGGAGTCATCGACCCCAAATCTGGTGATGTCGGCTTCTCATGGGACCTACCCAACTGGCACGCGGGTATCCGCGAAGAGCTACGCCGCACTCTCCACGTCCCGGTCTCCATCGAGAACGACGTGAATCTGGGCGCCGTCGCCGAACAGCGATTCGGGGCGGGCCGTGGCGTGGACGACTTCGTCTACGCATGGTTCGGGCGTGGCCTGGGATTCGGCGTCATCCTTGGCGGACGCTTCTATAGGGGGGCGACCGGAGCCGCTGGCGAAGCCGGATTCCTTCCCGTCTCCGGGGTCGAACTGTCCCACACGGAGGTGCAATCCCGCACCGAAAAGGGTTCATTCCAGATGGTGGCCGGTGGAGAGGCGATCATCGAAATCGGGCGCAAGTACGGTTTCACCGGCAGCACTCCAGAAGGTATTGTCACCCAGGCTCTGGAAAACGGCGACCTGGGACGCGAATGTCTCTCCGAGATCGCCACCCGCGTGGCCCTCGGCGTCGCCTCGGCCTGCATCGTGCTTGACCCCTCGCGGGTAATCCTGGGCGGTCCGGTTGGCTACGCCGGTGGTGAGTCACTGGCCAGCCAAGTCGCCGAAGCCACCACCCGCATCGCCCCGGTCAGCCCCAATGTGCAACCCGGCGAGGTATCACAAGACCCGGTCATTCGCGGTGGCATCCGAGTCGGTCTCGACAAGGTCGAAGAGACGCTCTTCGAAGACTGA
- a CDS encoding TRAP transporter permease: MSEDRKDVAAPEQDVAYDKQQAAADVKEFADASPTTDVAGPVRKREDLHPAWHWITWSFAVSMGLFHLWTAYSGTLPTLRQGGIHLAFGLGLVFLMYLPRRRKEAGRLNLKMRGAIPPLDSLYNKLGYQRANGIFVTAIGMGVIAYLGSAAGASTIILVPSIVVLILLQITRFVNVSLGGMPLADVLLAAGGVWAAMWVVNNASDFNRYVGGNFPVEGVLAATIGTILVLVAAQRAVGTALTVIALSMFCFMLYGREMPGFLQNAGFGPETIVTGSFLSTSGIFGTPIQVSSTFIFLFMIFAALLQRTGMERFFTNLALGLAGRQIGATGKVSIITSAFSGTITGSSVANTVSNGAFTIPMMRRSGYSREFAGGVEAASSTGGQIAPPVMGAAAFIMLEIIGGGIVYFDILKAALIPAILFFTAQFIIVHFQSKRFGIMGLPADALPRLWPLLVRRGYLLIPLIAIILILSSGRTPMFAAFWAIIVTIGLNLLVQAMYLAFKGIQGWKEMPDKLTPMAFLNALYDATKMALPIVAACAAAGIISGAINVTALGLNIGREFIGLGETISSGFESAMPGFLAQHIDFNSVTLLTVMIFTMVACLIMGIGLPTTANYVVMAVVAAPAIVPLVTLRYDDMGLEVFQLAIIAHLFVYYFGVMADITPPVCLAAYAAAGISGGNPIMTGVQAVRVAISAFLVPFIFVFAPELLLMGDDWVRVGVVVITAIIGVTILGIAMAGWYYAKLSAVQRVLLFIAGMFLLTANYLITLIGIGLTIAVLFRQACVRYPSIGRLVGVKNSQESSESAKESAGA; encoded by the coding sequence ATGTCGGAAGACAGAAAGGATGTGGCAGCCCCCGAGCAAGACGTTGCTTATGACAAGCAACAAGCGGCCGCCGACGTTAAAGAATTCGCCGATGCGAGCCCCACTACCGACGTAGCAGGCCCGGTCCGTAAACGTGAGGACCTCCACCCCGCCTGGCACTGGATCACTTGGTCGTTCGCGGTGTCTATGGGCCTGTTCCACTTGTGGACCGCCTACTCGGGAACCTTGCCCACCTTGCGTCAGGGCGGGATTCACCTGGCCTTCGGTTTGGGCTTGGTCTTCCTGATGTACCTTCCCCGTCGCCGAAAGGAAGCGGGGCGGCTCAACCTAAAGATGCGAGGCGCGATACCACCGCTGGATTCCCTCTACAACAAGTTGGGGTACCAGAGGGCAAACGGCATCTTTGTCACCGCCATCGGGATGGGAGTCATCGCCTATCTGGGTTCGGCTGCGGGAGCCAGCACGATCATCCTGGTGCCCAGCATCGTCGTGCTGATCCTTTTGCAGATCACCCGCTTTGTGAACGTGAGCCTCGGTGGAATGCCCCTAGCTGATGTACTGCTGGCCGCCGGCGGTGTGTGGGCGGCGATGTGGGTGGTCAACAACGCCTCGGACTTCAACCGCTATGTGGGAGGAAACTTCCCCGTAGAGGGTGTCCTCGCCGCCACGATCGGCACCATTTTGGTCCTCGTGGCCGCGCAGAGGGCCGTCGGCACCGCCTTGACTGTCATCGCGCTGTCAATGTTCTGCTTCATGTTGTACGGGCGCGAGATGCCAGGCTTCCTACAGAACGCCGGGTTCGGCCCCGAAACCATCGTGACCGGTTCGTTCTTGAGCACCTCGGGAATCTTTGGCACCCCCATTCAAGTCTCGTCGACGTTCATCTTCTTGTTCATGATCTTCGCGGCCCTGTTGCAACGCACCGGAATGGAGCGGTTCTTCACGAACTTGGCGCTGGGGCTGGCCGGAAGGCAAATCGGTGCCACCGGCAAGGTCAGCATCATCACCTCGGCCTTCTCGGGAACCATCACCGGGTCCTCCGTGGCCAACACCGTCTCCAACGGGGCTTTCACTATTCCCATGATGCGTCGATCCGGTTACTCGCGAGAGTTCGCCGGAGGCGTGGAAGCCGCCTCCTCCACCGGAGGGCAAATCGCGCCCCCGGTGATGGGTGCCGCGGCGTTCATCATGCTGGAAATCATCGGTGGCGGCATCGTCTACTTCGACATTCTCAAAGCCGCGCTGATCCCGGCGATCTTGTTCTTCACCGCGCAGTTCATCATCGTGCACTTCCAGTCGAAACGATTCGGAATCATGGGCCTGCCCGCCGATGCCCTGCCGCGTCTGTGGCCGCTGCTAGTCCGGCGCGGTTACCTGCTGATTCCGCTGATCGCGATCATCCTCATCCTGTCCTCGGGCCGCACCCCGATGTTCGCCGCGTTCTGGGCCATCATCGTCACCATCGGTCTAAACCTGCTGGTACAGGCCATGTACCTAGCGTTCAAGGGAATCCAGGGCTGGAAGGAAATGCCCGACAAGCTAACCCCGATGGCCTTCCTCAACGCTCTCTACGACGCGACCAAGATGGCATTGCCGATCGTGGCCGCGTGCGCGGCCGCAGGCATCATCTCCGGGGCGATCAACGTGACCGCTCTCGGTTTGAACATCGGACGCGAGTTCATTGGTTTGGGCGAGACGATCTCGAGTGGATTCGAATCGGCGATGCCCGGATTCCTGGCCCAGCACATTGACTTCAACAGTGTCACTTTGTTGACGGTCATGATCTTCACCATGGTGGCCTGCCTGATCATGGGCATCGGGCTGCCGACCACGGCCAACTATGTGGTCATGGCAGTGGTGGCAGCACCGGCGATCGTGCCCTTGGTGACGTTGCGTTACGACGACATGGGCCTGGAGGTCTTCCAGCTGGCCATTATTGCCCACTTGTTCGTCTACTACTTCGGAGTCATGGCCGACATCACTCCACCGGTATGTCTGGCCGCGTACGCCGCTGCTGGGATTTCCGGCGGTAATCCAATCATGACCGGTGTGCAAGCGGTCAGGGTGGCCATCAGCGCGTTCCTGGTGCCTTTCATCTTCGTCTTCGCCCCGGAACTGCTGCTGATGGGCGACGACTGGGTGCGTGTGGGGGTTGTGGTCATCACCGCGATCATCGGGGTGACAATTCTCGGTATCGCCATGGCCGGTTGGTATTACGCCAAGCTCAGCGCGGTACAACGCGTCTTGTTGTTCATCGCCGGGATGTTCCTGTTGACCGCGAACTACCTCATCACGCTTATCGGAATCGGGCTCACCATCGCGGTGTTGTTCCGACAGGCGTGTGTGCGGTATCCCTCGATCGGCCGCCTAGTCGGGGTGAAGAACTCCCAGGAGTCCAGCGAGTCCGCCAAGGAATCCGCTGGGGCCTAA
- the lipB gene encoding lipoyl(octanoyl) transferase LipB, translating to MDVPAHKLVIEKPGMVDYNSAWQAQQQLQEERIADRIDDTVLLLEHPSVYTAGRRTEKWALPQDGTPVVTTDRGGQITWHGPGQLVGYPIVKLRKRIDVVAYVRRIEDMIVAVCKEFGINSASGRIKDRTGVWLPADDRGPERKICAIGVRVRWAVTMHGFALNCNPDMTFYDRIAPCAITDASVTSLSQELGRDVTVDEVLPVVEKHLPLILERD from the coding sequence ATTGACGTGCCCGCCCACAAGCTCGTCATCGAAAAACCCGGCATGGTCGACTACAACTCCGCTTGGCAAGCCCAACAGCAACTCCAAGAAGAACGCATCGCCGACCGGATCGACGACACCGTCTTGCTCCTGGAACACCCCAGTGTCTATACCGCTGGGCGACGGACCGAGAAATGGGCCCTCCCCCAGGACGGCACACCGGTGGTCACGACCGACCGGGGCGGCCAAATCACCTGGCATGGCCCCGGCCAACTCGTCGGATACCCCATTGTGAAACTGCGTAAACGCATCGACGTGGTCGCCTACGTGCGCCGCATCGAAGACATGATCGTGGCGGTATGCAAAGAATTTGGCATCAACTCGGCCAGCGGACGTATCAAAGACCGCACCGGCGTATGGCTGCCCGCAGACGACCGAGGCCCCGAACGCAAAATATGCGCCATCGGCGTGCGCGTACGCTGGGCTGTCACCATGCACGGCTTCGCCCTGAACTGCAACCCCGACATGACCTTTTACGACCGGATCGCACCTTGCGCCATCACCGACGCCTCCGTCACGTCGCTAAGCCAGGAACTGGGCCGTGACGTCACCGTGGACGAAGTTCTCCCAGTCGTGGAAAAACACCTACCGCTGATTTTGGAGCGCGACTAG
- a CDS encoding ABC transporter permease subunit — protein sequence MNLLKAEIKRCLRRRLGWILGLTLVGFLLLSVGVVAAQSSTSDYNFSLQREMPTFFEAWLLVFGFVVLVWAASVIGAEWSSGNMSNMLLWHPNRMTLWAAKATAIVAVAVVATLVLLMLTFGLFASVGLIFGETGELSGSWWLDLAALTGRWLVLIVFMALAGAGIAMWGRHTAVATTVVAAYMILNPIFTWGVLGGVFSVTYPGLYSLLTYADAWLQGGVAVSSIFFDSSTQVSAGSGFFVMFTVIAVLMTAASVSFQRRDI from the coding sequence ATGAACTTGCTCAAAGCTGAAATCAAACGTTGTTTGCGTCGTCGACTCGGATGGATTCTCGGGTTGACCCTGGTGGGGTTCCTCTTGTTGTCGGTGGGTGTGGTCGCTGCCCAGTCCAGCACGTCCGACTACAACTTTTCGCTCCAACGAGAAATGCCCACGTTCTTTGAGGCATGGCTGCTGGTGTTCGGATTTGTCGTCCTGGTGTGGGCGGCGAGTGTCATCGGGGCTGAGTGGTCCTCGGGGAACATGTCGAACATGTTGTTGTGGCATCCCAACCGGATGACGCTGTGGGCGGCCAAAGCCACGGCTATCGTGGCGGTCGCTGTGGTCGCGACGCTGGTTCTCTTGATGCTGACCTTCGGGCTGTTTGCCTCAGTTGGGCTGATCTTTGGTGAAACCGGGGAGCTATCGGGCTCATGGTGGCTTGATTTGGCCGCTTTGACTGGCCGATGGTTGGTGTTGATTGTTTTCATGGCCTTGGCGGGGGCTGGGATCGCGATGTGGGGTCGGCACACTGCCGTGGCCACCACTGTGGTCGCCGCCTATATGATCTTGAATCCGATTTTTACCTGGGGGGTTCTAGGTGGGGTCTTTTCGGTCACGTACCCAGGCTTGTATTCGCTCCTGACCTATGCCGATGCCTGGCTTCAAGGCGGGGTCGCGGTCAGTTCGATCTTCTTTGACAGTTCGACCCAGGTCTCTGCCGGAAGCGGCTTCTTTGTCATGTTTACGGTGATCGCTGTGTTGATGACGGCGGCGAGTGTGTCGTTCCAACGCCGGGATATCTGA